Genomic window (Caloenas nicobarica isolate bCalNic1 chromosome 37, bCalNic1.hap1, whole genome shotgun sequence):
ctttgacatgcTGGGAGATGGcggccaataaaggtggtgacatggaagtaggtctgaagggtgaaggagctcaggaaatccgagaagccttacaggacagcctgctctaagcacaagaatgatgtctccaagtacccatgaaaagaagactttatgtcatgaggctgcttgtctgaacagatggagctccagggcaaaaaggcagcacatgggaggtggaagcaggggaagctgtaaaggaggaatttagaatccttgtccatggatgtggggatgatgccaaagctgccctggacttgatacctgcaggggaggctgagggcagcaagatgagctgacattgcttccttacagtaaaagaatagacagggagaatgtgggcctgctgctgaacttcgtaagagtagaatcagacaggaccgATGTACTTcacggcttctttgcctccatctccaccagcaaggtctcctgagactttgttcctgaaggcaggagtctggagaacagccaggagtggatggggctcaagtcaggggttacctgagcaaactcagacaccattacagaaaaggagatgggtcacttgaccggctccctgaacacaaatatcgctgtgctgtggcacctgagattcccaggaacacccacctcttggtccagagttgtgtgattcctcttggggtgtcctggcctgtctcctcactcaagtggtgtgtcaggcacccacttttctgacacattcagtctttatcaggagattctctagatcaatatttagTGGAGATTGTTGAtaccagctgttctggaaaaGAGGGCATTGGGAGTgggacagaaataaaagaaatttggcttaattagtatttgttatggaaatgctctctgtttggctacagttctgaaatatctctaatcatccacaccagacttgacgcctttaggcaagtgctgcagagagccttggcttgtaagagcattttggctgttaatgagccctctgctgccatggtcctgaactgcagctactgaaagaatgaacaaacctctaatgaagtgaaaggcagaaataaactccaagtttctgagggtgtttgggaccccacgaggggccatcgctgacacaagcagtccctgtccctggaggctgctgaaggaaaagcctggagacgatggtcagaggtggtaaaggcgatgtggaggtggctctggtgccctgtcagcccttcatggttgtttagcatcagaatggccaagccctgacccccagggcctggcaaaggagaccctttcagtcaaatgtttctcaaggctctgcctgtggtcactgggagggtatttgtggtttgggtgtgggtttggtgccaagtgctgttgctttaaccaCAGGGCTCTagttttctgagggtttggcaATGCCTATGAGGTTCCCCAagcccatgcagcttctttcatagacctgcaatggtcaccaatcacctgagctgtcccggtcccaaacttgcttgaatccgctctttggatccatgccccagcactgaaagcacacgttccttcttctgctgccctaaaataaaaaagaaaaatcaatctattccacattagcacgatcagccaatggtctttaggtcttcttctttaacacgtTTGCTACTACGCATAGACCCGTatcttcctgcactcccatgtgtctctcagaactttcactcttgtcctccagtaatgggccaacactccaggaggctggtgcttcctccaggctcatggatgattcctgaggaccatccaagcatggggagtgcaagagaggagcagagcaaggtcagctcatgggccatgcctgagcacagcacccccagcagcagccattccccatctccaggcacagccatgcccacagcaggcaaatgtcactgccatatatgactagtccaagagaaggctgccttctttccaggatcccccaaagcctttctcctattcctcctccacccgcagacatcagccacatcccacttgcaggctcagacatggttgtaaggatttgctgaagtcatcagccatcacccttctctacctcacatcccctgaccctcccacaccacacatggccgctcactgctgctcagggcctctcactcttcagaagaggccttgagctccttggttcttcctggtgcttattatcgtctgcctccctccctccagagctcatggtgaggtttcttgtccatcacagcacctttatgaccatgttttactaaatgggtgtctttttgtgagcatttgtgcagaaagagtagtcacaggaaaaaaacaaatatataaaaactgatgccaagtgaaatgccatgaagacctgaggagttactcccattgctgtgtctctcctggaaggagtctgtcctgagaagggCATCcggcttctgccactctctggagaggcacatgagcagtgtccgtgcacctggggaggaacagggtgatttttgccagaccacccttcatctgaaccacttagatatgtacttatggatggggtatcatgccttatactgcaaatacctattggattggccctgccagtggggctaccacagatgcagactactgtgttacagatatttatatgTAGGCAAATGaacccttttttattttttttaattattatttttaatattgacactcttagagaaattacacaaagacttgaatgattattgatgccttTTACCacgattatccacagaaggTCCACCAGCTTTgtatctcaagaaatgggatgccagagcagaagggaagcatggcttgggctctgtcctggcatctggaaactgaagtgtgcgcccatctcccaacacccgccctgctcagtgaagggtgtgagaaactctgaagtcacagccatgacaggtatcttatgtgtaactgcagacagtgttgtcctgccagctcaggattggagcttccatccctgaaggtattgaaaagatgtgtagacatggcgcttagggatatggtgtaatgggtggacttggcagtgtcgtatttatgattggactttatgaccttaagggtcttttccaacctaaattatgatttgagtcaaaaccatttcaattcccatcacctccagctgtcCCCGAGGTCGGCTGCtgtgtggcacaactggcctggctctccaggcaggttgggcactggtttggtgcctgcattgggagttttcccctttctggggtaaaagaccttcgatgagagacagttgtagagatctgagttgcagagatttgaagcagtcctttcaaaatctgaccggctcagttttggagccattgaaaaatagagacaatctcaaggatgtttttgaaaagtggtacaatcactaataagaataacagggaattctttattcttgatgatgatgatgctgaactaaagttttttaatttcattcccaacagtcattcttgcttctcaaaagagctgctacgtctcagtagctgacctcttgcatggagttctttttaagagcttttcctctcacttctacaatttttatcatttagaaagtatttctttggacagaattgccctgaaatcacccctttcatacttttctccctttttttctggtgtgagtggaggtgacacagggaagattacttcttttttaggcaaagaaggccaaggaacagatcccaggtaggtgcaaaggcacaaaggaatccagaatgtttatgtggtgtgcactgacacacaccgtcacctgcatttccagtctctcaagtcccaacagtgcagcaaagtctggagttctgagctcccttcatctgccctgtgtgacacatgtaaaatgaaactaccccagccaaaagttggttttgattctcttcacagcctgaagcaccacatgggtcaggggacaagccaggatacccaacgaggactcgcatgctctgcacttaaagttcaggtgttcatGGGAATCTCAGCTGGCAAGTTGTGCCAATTGCTGGGTGCAatgagctggtcaagagcctcgtctccatttctgtaacgatggctttgctgcctggctgatgtgcagacttgtacacggatgctgacacctgttgagcaacctgctctgaaaggatcaacaaggtgggcatgaggaccgCAAAAAAGAAGAACGTGGGTGAGggcaaaggaaaagggatgcacaagatgtggtcagggctgtttgggggcacttgtaaagcagtcctgcacctcatgtgatttattcctgtggtcagagagaacctgagagctgtccctaaattgaaaacatgaaggggatgaaaggacagcatcattcaggctggatgggacctcgggaggtgtcttgaccaacctcctgctcaaagcagggtcggaccagattactcagggctctatccaaacacatcttggacactttctggggtagagtggatgcgcacccctggaaaacagcttccagggcttgactgtcctcaggattggaaagtttctccctttctatagcacctttccaagcctgaccatccagattgttttttacccatctacttacacactgacacagatcataatagcctaccttggacacaagaatattgtgggggatgatgctgaatgccttgctgacttccaggtaacagaccaccactgctctctccgcatccagcaaccctgtcctttcctcacagaaagcaaagaggatggacaggcacaacctgccctgggtaaaccctgtcaccttcagacacccagaattGGGGTCCCAGTgaacatgttctggggcacagcccttagttcccctgctcacccattggccatttttgaaaagtgcacacaatgtgtgacAGCTGCtagtggtcagggagtccccccagtctccatgagctttccaagaaggtggagagtggcctcactgtgacatggtcctgctgtctcagctcctgggatgctgcccctcctgtcccatagactggaaaggattgtgttagttccagggacccctgacttgatccccatccactgctggttgttctgcctccagtcacagaggcctgggagagcttactggtgaagatggagtacaagagacacagagaatatcacttctttccattattaaatcaatgagtggccacaaggtgtctttgtttctcctttcctgaactaggaacagctcattatggggcccttgaattgccttacagatctagactgagttttgctctggactgttgctgtgcttggaggcttcTGTGCTTGCAGACCggatgaactaacttctgccaccctgccttggcagtttattccatccgtgtcacagctctgtctgcaacactgacagctccagctcagccagtcaggtccctggctgaggacattgcctcacatctgggctgaaccacccccgctgtggcaccaggaaacctctgagtcaCCCcgtggaaacctggtaccaagtgtccaagagcccatgtgtgcaaatgctttgcttcagagcacagacatgggatggccaaagattgctgaatttctctctagacctaggagtataaaaccagaataaaatgcctgaATTCCTTGAAATGAAGATTTCCCCCTtccagcttggagaaattagatcctttgctgtaaccttcctggtgtcctgtctaatgacaGGACCcgaaaagatgattctcacaccagtttattttttaacacaaagaacacaatgctggcaagaagtgtctgtgcagaggagagagaatcgACATCACTGATaacttgaggttgtttcaaaggatgtgtccctggagccccagggacagctggagggagcccagatgggacagagaaagggacatcatgggctgctcctgtgctgctgagctgggctgggctcctgggacagagggagctcatggcaagcggcagcgctgcagagagacagctctgcccaggagcagctcctctgcaaagcgcagcagggctgagggctctgcctgcagcaccgaggggagaggagccaggcagagacagggaaacgcagtctgggatgggaggatgctgagagatcactcTAAGGAAAATCTTCACAGcccttaacacagtaagtctctgggtgtagggtggtgcagatgaggatcctgcaattatctcgcagagctggcacatcccatggctggtgtggaggagaaggatctgctcctcagcagggattCACAGCGtggacagggcacgacagctgccttctcccagctgcagggtgtgaagctgggtgagcacccaggggtgcccagggctgtcctgcagagcagggtccctgcgccccagggctgtgccagggcagggactctgccgcctgccagggtcagcgctcagcctgaCCGGGGAGATCCCAagaacactgaggggagaagctgtgggtggaaggagcgactcccagcagggcagggtccttctgctgttgagagggaACTGCGTGGATCAGGGCAGCTcatagctccagctcacccccaggacatttgcagaGGTTCCTTatgaaggacactgaggaagcatttatctcatagggatgattttaagttttgagttttttccactcttggttggctgggtgggcagtgggacatgggtatttatttctctgccctggagaaggtgctaAGACCCCAGTTCTCGTTAGGACttgccagagctgctcctgagcccctgcacacacagagctgcccctgggcagtgcccggtgccaggaggtgtgagcaggacagagctgagcatggggGACGGGCTCTGggacactgacagggagcagacccaggggcagagaaacagctcccagcagggacagctccaggcagcagagacatgggcagggagagggagctgtgaccagaaatactggggaggggattcaggaagccccctgccctcccctgcagtgcagacacatttcccagtgcaaccccctggtctcctcccctccccagcagagcctctgccccaaagccatggggtccaggtcacgagtctccacctcagcaggtggacctccaggtgaagggtttctggaatgtggtacacaaaaaaggtgctGAAATACTTGCTCTACAAtgtcatcatgtgagtggcagcagcacagccaggtaagaAGGTTTCACATCATGCGCGAttgcctttctgtccttgctttatttttcaggagcactgcagtgttcttccctgtttctccacctgtccctCGTGCTCTGACTCTCTGTGGttggggtgggaatgtgggTCCGTTTCAGCTCTGACACCAGCCCAGGGGGTCTTGCCCCAGAGGTGCATTCATGGAAATTaggtgcccaagctgcattttaagctgtgatgacccgtgtttgtcatttggtggaaaaggagaattagctGACACATGCCTCCATCAGGGATGAGGTTTTCTATGAGAAATGGCatggttatttttctcagagaagtctcctctaacttgtcactgtcttttcctccttgcacaggtcccCATGCCcaaaggcagcaaatgtccaacagcagctccatcacccagttcctcctcctggtgttcacagacacacgggagctgcagctcttgcacttctggctcttcctgggcatctacctggctgccctcctgggcaacggcctcatcatcaccaccatagcctgtgaccagcacctccacacccccatgtacttcttcctgctcaacctctccctcctcgacctgggatccatctccatcactgtccccaaatccatggccaactctctgtgggataccagggtcatttcctttgcaggatgtgctgcccaggtcttctttttagctttcttgttaggtgcagagtattttcttctcaccatcatgtcctacgaccgctacgttgccatctgcaaacccctgcactacgggaccctcctgggcagcagagcttgtgtccacatggcagcagctgcctgggccactgggtttctctatgctctgctgcacacggccaatacattttcactgccgctctgcaagggcaatgccctgcaccagttcttctgtgaaatcccccagatcctcaagctgtcctgctcagatgcctccctcagggaagtttggctttCTGTGGTTAGTGTCTTAGtagtatttgggtgttttgtgttcatcgtgctgtcctatgtgcagatcttgagggctgtgctgaggatcccctctgagcagggacggcacaaagccttttccacgtgcctccctcacctggccgtggtcttcctgttcctcagcactgccatattttcctacctgaagcccccctccatctcctctcctaccctggacctggtggtgtctgttctgtactcagtggtgcctccagcagtgaaccccctcatctacagcatgaggaaccagcagctcaaggatgccctgtggaaactcatatcttactgttttctgaagcaataaactgcccatctgcttctacataagAGTTTTAATGTAGCTAATTGCAGGAccagcctgtcatctggattttctgttattgcttggttttttattgttttaatgttgTCATGCCCTTTCTAATTctatctctgcttttcttttataaccactggctgtgtaaatgaggagccgtgctctccttttctcttaaacaaaataaacattcctgtagtaacttgtttttcactatatccttcctccaaggcctttttggaTGTTCAGGGAAAATTCCTGTGTGGgtgagaggaggggaaaagagtccagcctggcagccctgccagggagcaccagcgcttggccttccagagctgttctcgttccactcccacactctccttctcatcccttgtgctggtgcaaggcctgagtgctctggcagcctggtcaccgtcctgctgtgtgtgagtcctgtgagcgcaggcagggacaggccatgggcactgctgtgacagagctggcctcagaacagcctttgcagaaagaaaggtgatctcctatgggcagggcctgaaggtttagctcttcttccaagcttctctgtagaacatgctgaagtgacatgcagatgcaaacagcagggtacagctgcacagtgtgtgtgtgcagggctgggcactcagcagtgtcctctcacagccaggcctcctgccagagacctgcaggaccagcagagcaggggctgggctgtgccatgtgcactggacaccctgtggaagctgccccagggcatcgtcatggactggcccctcacaaccaccatttcctctctccccagctcagagaggttctttgtccctccatggagggacaccgaatgagtatttcagctgttcatgtTGCATCATAcggatgagatgtgagcatgcacatcatgcatgagaggtgagatgaacccgaGTCAGCAGAAACGCCACGAGCTATTCCTGTGGGTTCCATTTTGGCCTGTAGGACAGACAGGGTCTTGAGGTTGTTTCTCGTtgggagtaacatcccatggaaactgcctaaatgcagcaccggttgtgcttcctttaaccaatgtccctgtgtccattcctcatgacgtgggacatctcagatgagtgcagagcagggtgacgcaccacagggctgaggtgcctcctgtcctttgggagtggcaacaggaggccagagggacactgtgactcctgcctctgtgtgtgaaagggacagactctgtctctgaacatccctgggtgcataaggagccCACGAGGCcggctcagatgtggacacctgacagaacctgacatttctgtgtgtgactccaggaacaaaccccactggcccaggcagatcAATCTCacgtgctcctgtctgctatgtcATCCTTACCTGTGAGTCTGAATTGTGGTCTGAAACCTGCCAGAGCAATCAGAGgggttctgaggtccttggaaaaggcagttgtcaaacctgtcttcaagaagggcagcaATGAGAACTGAGAGgattacaggctggtcagcctgtGTCCTTCCATGGGAAGGGAGTGGGAcaagtcctcctgcagccatgtccaggcacttggaaaacaagaaagggattgctgaacccaaatgggcagggaaagaaaggcatgttgtgcaCATAGAATTTCACAAGGTGTCAGACATGGTTTCCCATGGTGTCCTTATAATGCGATTGGTTCTCTgtgggctcaagaagtggatgctgggtgggaagctgGCTGGATGATGAAGCCCAAATGTCACCAGTGGTACAAAGCCCCCCCTGCAGTCAGTTACCAGTGGAATCCCTCAgggaccagcacttgggccagcactggtgaatgtctttattctccccctgaATGAGGTGACGGAGTgaaccttcagctcctttgtggatggtgcaaagctgggcagaggccttggacaacctcacctggttcaccctgccctgagcaggacagtgagacaagaggatgttcaaacctgagttacTCTGTGATTCAAGGAATCTTCCCCTTGGaaaggttttggaagacagaataggtggaggaacaagacaaaaaaaaaggaaaaaagaggcagaggaggagacctAAAAGGTGtcaacagaaacagagcagttccTGTGAAGACTGTTTCTCTACTCAAATTGTTAGCAGGAAATCTCTAATCAGCTCCCCaaactccctgttttgctcattggcccGCTGGGATTTgcatcacatttctttacatcagattctgcacggaagtttgcacctgattgttacagcttgtTTGCAGGAATTAGTTCATGTTTCCTTAGAGAACCGGATTAAACAGGCACCGGGGAATTTTTaatcagaggaaacaaagaaaggagaaaaaaaagaaaacacaatagaacttaatgatgtttctcagttctatggttaaattaagtagtttccagtgaggtccattgCCATAATTGAGTCGCCTATAGGGAGTACGACAGCAACTGCTGAAAgactttacctgcctgaagctcaaagcagggagagagctgagagGCTCTGAacgagcaaagagtgagaggaggaagaacctctggggagcaatggaaagtgcaaatgtccagacaggcttctgaagagatgacttcagacatggtgagctgaataaggacaggtagaaactcctggatgttcagggggattaaatacataGCATGATAGACAGAATTGTGGCAAtgcaagcacagggaaaggTCAATGTTTCAACTCCCACACTACATAtacattctgaaaattcatattttcGCAGTATAGAAAttccacagacattttattggaaatattgaatcatttcatctgagaaaaaaagagtgtggggttttttgttcttgttgttgtttttggtttgatttggttttgagggGAGTTCTCAGTTTTTCAGGCTGAGCTCCATGGTCTCACTATAAGCATCCAATGCAAACCTCGAGAGGCCCCAGTATACCTGAGGTGTTTGCCTGGACTGGCAGGTATCAGACAAGACTGATAAAGACATGTTGCTTCCATCATTTACATCTAGTATTCAAGACTTCTGTGCTTAGTTAGAAAAGTTTCAGCACTGTAGGCAAAGAGGCAGGTACATgaagagcactgagaagaagtgatagaagaATTATCCAGTTGATatcacggaatcatagaatcgtttcagtggaaagagaccctcaggatcatcgagtccaaccataatctgaCTCAAgcactaaaccatctcccttaagaacctcatctaaactccttttaaacacctacaggGCTGGTGACCCCgtgacttccctgggcagcctgttccaatgctcgaCAACCGtttccaagaagaattttttcctagtatccaatctaaagctcccctggcacaacttgaggccatttcctcttgtcctatcacttgctactcaggagaagacacaaacaccctccctgctccaacCTCCTATCAGGCCGTTATAGAcagtgacaaggtctcccctcagcctccttttctccaggctaaacagccccagccctctcagccgctcctcctaagacttcttctccagcttcttcaccagctccattgcccttctctgaactcgctccagaacgtaaaggtctttcctatagtgaggggcccaaaactgaacacaggattccaggtggggcctcaccagcactgaggacaaggggatgatcactgccctggtaCTGCTGGCTGTGCTATTCTTGGTGCACGTCAGGATGCTGGTGggctttttggccacctgggcacacgttggctcctgttcagctgctgtcagtcaacaccctcAGATCCCTTTCTGTTGATcggctttccagccactcttccctgagcccggagccttcatggggttgttgtgacccaagtgcaggacctgggacTTGGCCTTCTTGagcctcagacaactggcctcagcccatcaatccagctcatccagatccctctgtatggccttcctaccctccagcagatcaacactccttcccctgctgtgctgtgctttactTGGTGGCCAAAACAGCTTTGAGAACACgctgacatttttgttgttgctgagcagtgctggcacagcctcaaggccttctGTATTTCTCAGTCTGCCCCAAAAACCagagggctggatgtggctaaaggctgggaggggaccaaGCCAGGAcggctgaccccaactgaccaaagacATAATCCACACCATATGGCATCATGGTCagcaacctcatacaattgttcTCAGTCCATCATTTCAtccagtccagatccctctgtgtggccttcccaccctccagcagatcaacactcccacccaatttggtgtcacctgcaagcttactgagggtgcactcgatcccctcgtccagatcattgacaaagagattaaacagaactggccccaatactgagccctggggacaccactcatgaccggccaccaactggatttggctccgttcaccacaactctttgggcccggccctccagccagttctttctccatcacagatacaccatccaggccatgagctgcagcttctccaggagatgctgtgggatacggtgtcaaaggctttactgaagtctaagtgcacaacatccacagcctgtgtggcggattcactcccccgcgacagactttccctcatctgctaagccggtcaccttgtcataggaggagatcaggttggtcaagcaggacctgcctttcataaagccatgctgattgggcccgattgctcgtctcgtatgtgtgaccgCACAGTCCCTTttccagccctgttcctgctcttcctgggtaggggctGTGGGTACTTTGGCAggggttctttcccagccacgttcctgctgctgggctgtcacctccagagacagaactgaccccacagtccccttcacagccatacgctgcttactggattaGGAGTTACTGAGACACAAgtgacctcataataccacatccatccatcctcctcCGTAGCACCCAGGACCCAACCAAGACTGAAGTGtgttctacatggtcctacACCTCCCCTCTTTCCCACAGGCcctagacacccatctcgcttcctcacattttttcaaatttgtcaaatatatttcctactaacaatgtgagtgaaaagcactcctcactggaactgctatatttatgttaacacttctatatctcctcttttgactttttttttttactattcttctacctattctctttccagaaacatctccaa
Coding sequences:
- the LOC136001068 gene encoding olfactory receptor 14J1-like — its product is MSNSSSITQFLLLVFTDTRELQLLHFWLFLGIYLAALLGNGLIITTIACDQHLHTPMYFFLLNLSLLDLGSISITVPKSMANSLWDTRVISFAGCAAQVFFLAFLLGAEYFLLTIMSYDRYVAICKPLHYGTLLGSRACVHMAAAAWATGFLYALLHTANTFSLPLCKGNALHQFFCEIPQILKLSCSDASLREVWLSVVSVLVVFGCFVFIVLSYVQILRAVLRIPSEQGRHKAFSTCLPHLAVVFLFLSTAIFSYLKPPSISSPTLDLVVSVLYSVVPPAVNPLIYSMRNQQLKDALWKLISYCFLKQ